From Lewinellaceae bacterium:
GTAATCCCTGTCCGGAGGGTGGACTTTTTCGGCTTTTTAACCCATAATGTTCGCGGAAGCCCTTCGCCGTTTAGATATCCGCCTTGGGCAGGGCATCATTTTTGCTCCCCGCCTTCGAGCGTTCGGGCGCGACAAGAGGCCGGTGCGAATCCAGGACGGCAATGGCGTAACGCTCCCTGGCTTTCCGGCTCTCCTTGATGACGTATTTCTGGAAATTTGCCAGCGCCTCTTCGGGCAGGATGAGGTAGCGGCCCCGGCTGGAGTACGGGATGTAATCCTGGAGAAATCCGGGATTGAGCCGGCGAAGCAACTGCTGGGGCACACCACAACGGTGGGCAACATCATGGAGGTCGAGCGCGTGCTGGACCTTAAATACGTGGAATGGTTGGTGAAATGGTTTTTTGGGGTTAGGCCGAAGGCCATGCAGGTCGTAATATCTGGCGACGTATATGGTTGCGATCAGTGCCGGCAAGTAGCGCTGGGTCTGGCGGGGCAGCAGGTGCTGGATGTCCCAGAAATCGTGGCAGCCCGTGCGGCGCACCGCCGACCTGACCCGCCCGGGGCCGCAATTGTAAGCAGCCAGGGCCAGCGACCAGTCGCCAAAGCTTTCGTAGAGTTCGGACAGCATCTTTACCGCCGCCTCGGTTGCCTGGTAGGGGTTCATCCGTTCGTCGACGTACTCGTCGATCTCCAGGCGGTAATTCCCCGCCGTTGCCGGCATGAACTGCCACAGGCCGGCTGCGCCAACGGAAGACTCGGCCGTGGGCTGCAGCCGCGACTCCAGAAGGGGAATGTACTTCAGTTCGTCGGGCAGCCCATACTTTTGCAGGTAGTACTCGAAGATCGGAAAGTAAAGAGCCGTGCGGGCCAGCATGCTTTCCGTTTCCCGTTTTCCCTGCCGCAAATAATCGGTGAGCTGGCGCCTGACTTCTGCATTATATTCTACTGTAAATGAGACAGGCATTTGCAACAAACGCCATGGAATGTCGTAAGATATTTGCTCAGGCCAGGAGGCCGCCTCTTTTTCTAATGCGTTGTGCAGAGGTGCATTCGCCGTCAGGGCAGGCGAGAGAAGAATGTTCAGGGTCAACGCCAGAGCTTTCATGGGTATCCTATTTTGCTGAGGTTTAGTTTTGGGGGGCAATAATCACTGCCGGCTGTTGCACTCCTTCACTACCTGACTTATTGTACGGGGCACGGGGCGTTTTGTTAACCCTTTTAGGGTATTTTTTGCAGGGAGGGTTGAGCCGCAAAAACACCTGCGATTAAATAAAATACATAAGGAGTTGTTTTTACGCTCTTAACAATGGTAAGACGTAGATTAAATGATGGAAATAAAAATGTGTTTAGGCGATGTAAAAAGGCGTGCGCTCCGTCTAACGTTGGACACTATTGTTGGCCAGGAAGTTGTGGAAGGCCTGGTACCATTCCGACCCCGACCTCCTTCGTCGGTGCGGGGTTCCCTACGGTCACTTCCGCATTCCGACTTCCGACTTTTGCCCAACTCTAGAACGGCAGTCACAAAGCGGTATTCGGGGTGGGAAATGACTTGCGATTTGCGACGTTTGATTTTTGATTTGCGATGTACTCAAATGCAACCTTCAACGGGCAATCGCAAATCAAAAATCAAACGTCAAAAATCAAACGTCAAAAAGGCTATCCGTCTAAGACCGGACAACGACGGCCGGGGTTGTGTACGATGTACGGACACAGCGGGAACCTTTGAGTGTACGTTGTACGAAGCTGTCCGGGCTTAAAAGGGTAGCCAAACGTCAAAAATAATTCCTCCCTGAGCATCAGGGCTTCGCTGCGTAATCCTGGCCCTGCAGGAAAAGCATCAATTCCTGATTGACGAAAATTTCCGGGGTTGGCAGTGCATTCCATCGCATGATCTCGTCTGCCGTGCAATGGAATTTCCTCGTGAGACTGTACAAGTCTTCCCCGGGCTTGACTACATAGGTGGACTTGTGAAAATTCGGGTAGAGCAACACCGGGTCGATATATTCTCCGCCTTTGAGGGCCAGCAGGTGGTCGCGCAGTTTGCGCATGGCAGGCGCCGGAAGCAACAGGAAGTTGCCCCGTTGGCTATTGGGGATGATGTTCCGCTTGTAGCTTGGGTTGAATTGGCGGATCGTGCGTTCCTCTACGCCGGTTACATAAGCGATGTCGCCGAAGGTCATGCTGTTGTAAATCTTTACGGCGCGGCCTTGCTCGGCGCTGTTCCTGGAGAAGCGAGGCTGCAGGCCGTGGTGGTTGTAAAAATTGGCCACGTAGGCTGCCGCGATAAAGCGCGGAACGTAGTCCTGGGTCTCCTGCGGCAAATAGGGGCGCAGTTCCCAGAAATCATAGCAGCCGGCTGCCCGGATTGCGCTTCTGACCCTGCCCGGGCCGCAGTTGTAAGCCGCCAGCACCAGGCTCCAGTCTTTGAACTGCTTGTGCAGGGCGGAGAGCATTTTGACGGCGGCCTCCGTTGAGCGGTAAGGGTCGTAGCGCTCGTCGACGTACTCGTTCATGCGCAGCCGGTACTCCCGGGCTGTGGCCGGAATAAATTGCCACAGGCCCGCAGCCCCGGCGCCGGAACGGGCGACAGGTTCGAGCGAAGTTTCTACGATCGGCAGGTATTTGAGCTCCTTAGGCAGGCCGTAAAGGCTCAGGTAATGCTCAAAGATAGGAAAGTAGAAAGAAGTGCGCCCCAACATGCTCTCCGTGTCATGGAGGCCGTTGGTGACGTAGTCCTTAATAATATCTCTGACCTGATTGTCGTATCTGGCTTCGAAAGGAATTTTGAGTTGCGCCAGACGATCTCTGATGTCCCCATTCGTTTTAGCAGACCAGTGATATTCTACACTGGCGCTGGCGTCGAGGGGAAACGCCGCTTTTTTGTTTGTTGCAAACAGGCAGCTAGCCGCCAGTAAGGCAACAATTGTCCATGGGATTTTCATCGCATAATAAATTTTGCATTTCACTAATACCGGACAAGGCTCTGAGCCTTGCCCTTAGGGCAATGCAGTACTACTAGGGCAGTTTGATTCTCTCTTTTTCGTTTACTGACAAAATGCCAGTTGTGTGTCGTACATGGTAAAATCCGGGGCAAAGCTATACGCTTTTGCCAAAAAAGTCAATGATTTTCAAAAGAACTGCCCATTTATACGATTCTCATGAAACATTGTTACTGTTCAGGCGCCTTAAAAAATCCCGAACGCCAAAAAAGGGTTAAATGGAATGCCACCCGTTGGTTCCAACGGGAAATTTAATTGTTTCCGGCCGGCCAGCTAACCGAATATATATCGGTTTGTGGTCTGAATGGGAATGGTGGGCTGGGAAGCGTTAAAATTTTGTTAAGATTTTGTTAAAAAAAGCCAGAGCAAGGATAACATTTTTGCGTTTCCCCTGTTAATGGGATAAAAATCCGGTTCTTTAGGGGCCGGCGAAGAATAACTTCCCCATTTGATGCGGCACTTTTTCCGCCATGCTGCGTTACTCGGTCAGTTGCGTCCGTACGGATGCGCCTTCCTCGTGCCTTGCCTGGCGAAAAAATAGCTCGCCTGAAATGATGAACTTATTTTTCTCCGGCCCCTTAGTCAGCAATTGCAATATGGAAATCAAGATACTCGCATTTGGCATAGCCAGGGAAATACTCGGCAGCGCCGCTTTTTCGATACAGCTGCCAGGGCAACCTACCGTTGGCCAGTTGAAAGCTCATTTGTGCCGGTCTTTTCCTGCTTTCGAAAAGCTGGCCTCCTTTGCCGTAGCGCTCAATGCGGAATACGCGGAAGACCAGCAGGCCATACAACCAGGAGATGAAGTGGTGATCATCCCTCCGGTGAGCGGTGGCTGATCCTCTAAATCATCCCGCTTTCAAAAAAGCATTTTGAGGCCTGTTTTATTTGCGTAACTTTAACCTGGCCATATTCCCTGGCCCGGAGCTTGCCTGGCGCCTCCCCCCGGCCTAAGATCAGATCAAGCCCAAATGCTTCCTATGCTTATTTCAGTCCCATGAACTGATCCAGTAGTCTGTCAAGCTTAAATTGATAGATTATTTAGTAAGCATAACTATGAGAATATACCTTACGTTAACACTTTCGCTTTCGGTGAGCGCGCTGCTTTGGTGCCAGCCTTCCGGCCTGGAGGAAGCGGCGCAATGCCAGAACAGAGCAGCCTCCCAATTGCTGAGCGGCAATTTCGAGGAGGCGATTGGCCAACTGGAAACCGCGGCTTCGCTTTATGCGTCTGCTCAGGAATGGGAATACTATTTCTCCTGCCTCAACCAGGTTACCAATGCCTATCTGGACCTGGGCCAGGTGGAGGAAGCCAAGCGCACGGCCAAAAAGGCGCTCTGGGAAAGCATCCGGCGCCTGGGCCGCGATAATGACGAGGCGGCCAAAGCCGCTCATCGGTTGGCGGAGGTTTACAGCCGCGCCGGCCGCCACGCCAAAGCCATAGAAGTTCATAAAATGGGGTTGATGATCCGGGAGAGCATTTACGGCAGCCGCCACACCCAGGTTGCCGATTCTTACGACTGGATCGCCGCCGCCTGGGCTGCCGCCGCCGATTATGGCCAGGCAGCCGACTACTACGAACGCGCTATGAGCCTGCGGAGGGAATTGCTGGGCCCCCGGCATCCGGACGTCGCCATCTCCTGCACCCACCTGGCCAACCTGGAACTGGCGCGGGAAAATTACACCCAGGCACTGGCCTACTATCAGGAAGCCTACGACATCAGCCGGAACCGCCTGGGAGAAAAGCACCCCGATGTAGCCGCCGCCCTGGCCTCTATGGCCTCGGCCAACCGGCTGCTCGGCAACCGGCAACTGGCCGAACAGCAATACCGGGAAGCCGCTCTTCTGTACCGGCAAAATCCCGATGCTAAAGGAGCCCGTGCAGCCGAAGCTTTCCACGAGCTGGCCGTCCAGTATTTCAACGACGGCAACCTGGACGGCGCCGCAGGTTTCGCCCGGCGCGCCGTTCAGGCCCTGGCCCTCAGCCAAACCGACGGCCGGCAGCGCGCTCACCAATACTACCAGTCTTTGGGGGCCATCCTGGCGGAAAAGGGCCAGTATAAAGAGGCGGCCGGCAGCTTCCGGCAGGCACTGGCGTCGAAAGCAGATCTTTCTGCCGACGATTATCAACAGTGGAGCGAAGCGCTGCGGCTTTCGGGAAGCCTGCCGGAAGCTCTGGGCGCCGCGACGGCTTTTCTGGAGTGGGCAGAGGGCCAGCCCGACCCTTACGCCATGCTCAGCGCACGGACGCAAATGGGCAGGCTGCTCATCGAAACCGGCCGGGTGGAAGAGGGCGTCCGGCAAATTGCCCGGGTACTCAATCACGACGATACGCCCTTCTGGCTGTTGCAGGAGGCCAACCACTGCCTGGCGGATGCTTACCTCCGCAAGGGGGAGTATGACAAAGCCATTCAACAATATAAACTGCTGGCTGAAGAGTGGAAAAAAAGCCATCAGGCCGGCGCTGCGTTTTTTCTCTTCAGAGCCCTGCTGTCTTTGGGCAACACCCACAGCGACCTGGCCCGGCAAGACCGGAATACCCTGTACAACCTCGAAGCGGCCCTCAACACATTTGAAACGTGCGACAAGGTGCTCTTCGGCCTTCTGCGCTCCCCTTTGCCCTCAGAACACCTCCTCTTTATATCCGGCGCGCAGCAAAAGCTTTACAGCGATGCCATCCGGGCTTGTTATAGCCTTTACCAACAAAACCGGGAAGAGCGGCATCTCCGGTTGGCCTTTTACTTTTCCGAACGCAGCAAACAGTTGAGCGGGAGGCTGCCGCTGATGCTCTTGCCGCCTGCCAGCTTTGCCCGGGCGCCTCAGGCGCTGCTGAAACAGGAGGCAGAAAACAGGCGGGCAGTGCAGTTGCTGTTCGGGTCGCTCAGGAACAACCGCCTGAACGAAGAAGCTACCGATTCTATTCAGAACCAGATTGAAGAGAAGGAAACCGAATACAGGTCCGTGCTGGCCAGGCTGGAGCGGGAAGCGCCTGATTATTACCGCCTGAAATTCGGGAGCGAGGTCGTGGAACCCGAGGAACTGAGTACCCTGTTGCAGCAACAGTCGGCAGCTTTGTACGCCTACTACCTCACAGACGAGGGCCTTTACACTTTTTATTTTACCGGAAAGGGGTTTCAACTATTCTGGTGGCCCTTAGATGAGGCTTTCCGCACCAGCCTCCACGATTTCCTCCAGATGGTTTTCACCGGCCCCGGGGAAAGCCTGTCGAACAACCTGGAAGCTACCTATCGCCAGGC
This genomic window contains:
- a CDS encoding lytic transglycosylase domain-containing protein, whose translation is MKALALTLNILLSPALTANAPLHNALEKEAASWPEQISYDIPWRLLQMPVSFTVEYNAEVRRQLTDYLRQGKRETESMLARTALYFPIFEYYLQKYGLPDELKYIPLLESRLQPTAESSVGAAGLWQFMPATAGNYRLEIDEYVDERMNPYQATEAAVKMLSELYESFGDWSLALAAYNCGPGRVRSAVRRTGCHDFWDIQHLLPRQTQRYLPALIATIYVARYYDLHGLRPNPKKPFHQPFHVFKVQHALDLHDVAHRCGVPQQLLRRLNPGFLQDYIPYSSRGRYLILPEEALANFQKYVIKESRKARERYAIAVLDSHRPLVAPERSKAGSKNDALPKADI
- the moaD gene encoding molybdopterin converting factor subunit 1; amino-acid sequence: MEIKILAFGIAREILGSAAFSIQLPGQPTVGQLKAHLCRSFPAFEKLASFAVALNAEYAEDQQAIQPGDEVVIIPPVSGG
- a CDS encoding transglycosylase SLT domain-containing protein, whose protein sequence is MKIPWTIVALLAASCLFATNKKAAFPLDASASVEYHWSAKTNGDIRDRLAQLKIPFEARYDNQVRDIIKDYVTNGLHDTESMLGRTSFYFPIFEHYLSLYGLPKELKYLPIVETSLEPVARSGAGAAGLWQFIPATAREYRLRMNEYVDERYDPYRSTEAAVKMLSALHKQFKDWSLVLAAYNCGPGRVRSAIRAAGCYDFWELRPYLPQETQDYVPRFIAAAYVANFYNHHGLQPRFSRNSAEQGRAVKIYNSMTFGDIAYVTGVEERTIRQFNPSYKRNIIPNSQRGNFLLLPAPAMRKLRDHLLALKGGEYIDPVLLYPNFHKSTYVVKPGEDLYSLTRKFHCTADEIMRWNALPTPEIFVNQELMLFLQGQDYAAKP
- a CDS encoding tetratricopeptide repeat protein, which encodes MRIYLTLTLSLSVSALLWCQPSGLEEAAQCQNRAASQLLSGNFEEAIGQLETAASLYASAQEWEYYFSCLNQVTNAYLDLGQVEEAKRTAKKALWESIRRLGRDNDEAAKAAHRLAEVYSRAGRHAKAIEVHKMGLMIRESIYGSRHTQVADSYDWIAAAWAAAADYGQAADYYERAMSLRRELLGPRHPDVAISCTHLANLELARENYTQALAYYQEAYDISRNRLGEKHPDVAAALASMASANRLLGNRQLAEQQYREAALLYRQNPDAKGARAAEAFHELAVQYFNDGNLDGAAGFARRAVQALALSQTDGRQRAHQYYQSLGAILAEKGQYKEAAGSFRQALASKADLSADDYQQWSEALRLSGSLPEALGAATAFLEWAEGQPDPYAMLSARTQMGRLLIETGRVEEGVRQIARVLNHDDTPFWLLQEANHCLADAYLRKGEYDKAIQQYKLLAEEWKKSHQAGAAFFLFRALLSLGNTHSDLARQDRNTLYNLEAALNTFETCDKVLFGLLRSPLPSEHLLFISGAQQKLYSDAIRACYSLYQQNREERHLRLAFYFSERSKQLSGRLPLMLLPPASFARAPQALLKQEAENRRAVQLLFGSLRNNRLNEEATDSIQNQIEEKETEYRSVLARLEREAPDYYRLKFGSEVVEPEELSTLLQQQSAALYAYYLTDEGLYTFYFTGKGFQLFWWPLDEAFRTSLHDFLQMVFTGPGESLSNNLEATYRQATALAVQLHEKLLPGKPELPGQPLFLLPHGLLQWLPFEALLPSAPPNGTFANLPYLGLNHSISYHSSATALKDALESSDSQEYESRYEAFVFAGDDNQAAMKGAFAMDKEDAAPLNYFLDFVRDWAAETNGRLWESPLAGESVFRGLPPAEVMLLALPAQAGPLPDDTFLCFSEKADSLFDNRLYLREIYGLEKPVGLYILASARPLSPENSGWQELAEALRYSRGQSLLFHRWPAAGPPSVEMLQLFRSHWQATGSVAKGLQEARREYLDSHPEMGHPHFWAGYLSYGPPAKIPAGAAIPGFWIIAAVAGLILIGWLVRLH